Genomic DNA from Bifidobacterium sp. ESL0769:
TGGAGAAGCCCGTGCCGATGGACCGCCTGATCTGCGGCGATGTCGGCTTCGGCAAGACGGAAATCGCGGTGCGAGCCGCGTTCAAGGCCGTGCAGGACGGCAAGCAGGTGGCCATACTGGCCCCGACCACGCTTCTGGTGCAGCAGCATTATGAGACGTTCACCGAGCGTTACGAGGGCTTCCCGGTCAACGTGGCGGCGATGAGCCGATTCCAGACCAAGAAAGAGATCGATGAGACGCTCAAAGGCTTGGAATCCGGGTTTGTCGATGTCGTTATCGGCACGCACAAGCTTCTGAACCCGAAAATCAAGTTCAAGGATTTGGGTCTGCTGATCATCGACGAGGAACAGCGTTTCGGTGTCGAACACAAAGAGACGCTGAAGGCACTGCGCACCAATATTGACGTGCTTTCCCTTTCTGCTACCCCGATTCCCAGAACGCTCGAGATGGCTGTCACCGGCATCCGTGAGATGTCGACGCTCGCCACGCCTCCTGAAGACCGTTTGCCGGTGCTTACCTACGTCGGCGCTTACGAGGATGCGCAGGTCACCGCAGCGGTTCGGCGAGAGCTCTTGCGCGGAGGCCAGGTCTTCTACGTTCATAATCGAGTCAACGATATCGACAAGGTCGCCGCCAAGATTCACGAACTGGTGCCGGAGGCGAAAATCGGCATTGCGCACGGCAAGATGGGGGAGAAGCAGCTCGACAACATCATCCAGGACTTCTGGCACCGCGATATCGATGTGCTTGTTTGTACGACAATCATTGAAACCGGCCTCGATATTACCAACGCGAACACGCTGATCGTCGACCATGCCGATCGCTTCGGCTTAAGCCAGCTTCACCAGCTGCGTGGCCGGGTGGGCCGTGGCCGCGAACGCGCTTATGCCTACTTCCTCTACGACCCCAGCAAGCCCATGACCCAGCAGTCGCACGACCGCTTGGCCACCATCGCCCAGAACACTGCGCTCGGAAGCGGATTTGATGTCGCGATGAAGGACCTTGAGCTGCGTGGCACTGGCAACCTTCTGGGTGGTGAGCAGAGCGGACACATCGAGGGCGTCGGCTTCGACCTCTACGTGCGCATGGTCTCTGATGCCGTCGAGAAATACAAGGAACCGGAACGCAAAGAATCCGTGGCCGTCACCATCGACCTGCCGATTGAAGCGTCGATCCCGGTCGACTACATCGATTCGGACAAGCTGCGTCTCGAGGCCTACCGCAAGCTGGCCAGCGCCAGAACCGAAGACGACCTCACCGAACTACGCGAGGAGCTCACCGACCGTTACGGCCCGCTTCCCGAGGAATTCGATACGCTCTTCGACGTTGCTCGCCTCCGTAGCAAGGCCCGTGCACTCGGTGTCTCCGAAATCGTCACACAAGGCAACCGTGTACGCGTCGCCAAGATCGACCCGCCCGAATCCCTGCAGATACGGCTCTCGCGTATCTACAAGGGCACGCAATACCGCCCCGTAACCCACACGCTCCTGATCCCAGCACCATTCGGCGGGACGCTCGGCGGCAAGCCGATGACCAGCCCCGAAGTGATGGGCTGGACCGACCAGTTGCTCGAGGATCTGGCGTGGACGGGCAAACCGAAGCAGAACTGAACGGCAAGCTGTGGATATCGTTGTTAGCCATGGATATGTTAACGCTCACAAATAATGCCTAATTTTGTCTGTTTACGTCCATCAAACGCATTAATCTTGGGAGTGTTAGTGAAAGTCCATCTTTAAGGAGTAATTGTGGCAGCAATTGAAAGCGTTTATGCCAGCGAAATTCTCGATTCCCGCGGAAACCCGACCGTCAAGGTAGTGCTTGACACCGTTGATGGTGCCGAAGGCATCGGCCTGGTTCCTTCCGGCGCTTCGACCGGTGAGGCCGAAGCGTGGGAACGTCGCGATGGCGACAAGTCCCGTTACAACGGCAAGGGTGTTCTCGAAGCGGTCAAGGCCGTCAACGAGACCATCGCGCCCAAGGTCATCGGCATGGACGCCACTGACCAGCGCGCCCTCGACGAGACCATGATCGAGCTCGACGGCACCCCCAACAAGGGCAAGCTCGGCGCCAACGCCATCCTCGGTGTTTCTCTCGCGGCGCTCTACGCCGCCGCGGAATCCGCAGAACTGCCGCTCTACCGCTACATCGGCGGCACCAACGGCCACATCCTGCCGGTTCCGAACATGAACATCATGAACGGCGGTGCGCATGCTGATTTCGCCACCGACATTCAGGAATACATGATTTCCCCCTACGGCTTCGAAACCTACAGCGACGCGCTGCGCGCCGGCGTCGAGGTCTATCACACCCTCAAGGGCATCCTGAAGAAGGACGGCCACGACACGGGTCTTGGCGACGAAGGCGGCTTCGCCCCGAAGATGAAGACCAACGAGGATTCACTCAAGTACATCATGCAGGCCATTGAGGCCGCGGGTTACGAGCCCGGCCGCCAGATCGGCCTGTGCCTCGACGTGGCTTCCTCCGAGTTCTACAACAAGGAGACCAACAAGTATCACTTCGACGGCGCCGACCGCGATGCCGATTACATGCTGGATTACTACAAGGAGCTCGTCTCCAAGTATCCGCTGGTCTCCATCGAAGATCCGTTCGCTGAAGAGGATTGGCCTGCATGGCAGAAGATCACCGCCGAAATGGGCGATAAGCTCCAGTTCGTCGGCGACGATCTGCTCGTGACCAACCCGAAGCGCCTGCAGAAGGGCATCGACCTGCACGCTGCCAACAGCTTGCTGGTCAAGCTCAACCAGATCGGCACCGTCACCGAGACGCTCGACGCCATCGAGCTCGCCACGGCCAACGGCTTCACCTCCATGGTTTCCCACCGTTCCGGCGAGACCCCGGACACCACTATCGCCGACCTCGCCGTCGCCAAGAACACCCGTCAGATCAAGACCGGTGCTCCTGCCCGTGGTGAGCGCATCGCGAAGTACAACCGCCTGCTCGAGATCGAGGAGGAGCTTGGCTCCACCGCCGAGTACGCTGGTTATTCCGCTTTCAAGGCCTGCAAAAAGTACGTCAAGTAGTTTTTGCTAGCCAATCACGGCGCGTGTTTGCGCTGTGAGCTTTGCCCGTCACATTGACTCCATGGAGTCGAATGTGACGGGTATTTTATGTCTTATGGGCACTACGAAAAGCAAGGGCAAAGGCAAAGCCGAGAGCGACAAGAAGCGCAGCGGGTCGCGCGGTTCCGGCCCGATAGCGTTCTTTATCGCGGTGTTCATCGTGGCCCTGGGCGCTATTCAACTGGTGGCTACGTTTCATAGCTATGCCTTGAATCTCGCCGAACTCAATGGATTGAAGCGGCAGGAAGCCGCGTTGGTATCGCAAAAGCAGAATCTGGAGAACGATATCTCCCGTTGGAACGACAACGCTTACGTCACCGCGCAGGCGCGTGAACGGCTTGGCTTCGTCTTCCCCGGAGAGCAAGCCATCCATGTTGAACATCCCGAAGCGGTCACCGGTGTCAAACCGAAATCGGACAATACCGATCAGGATGATGTCAGTTCGGACAAGCCGGCATTGCCTTGGTATCGTGAACTGGCGTACGGCTTCAAGAAAGCCGATGAGCCGTTGAAAAAGAACAAGTCTGGCGAGGTCACGACGCCCAAGGCTGTGGGCGGGCAAAGTGATTCCGAACCGGATATGGACGGCACGCCGAATGCTGACGATAATACCAACCAGACTGACAATGCGAATCAGGCGGGCAACAACGATAAAAAGAACGCCGTAAATCCACAGAACAAGGGTCAAAAGGCGGGTGCTGGTTCCGGTTCACAGAGCGGCGGCGGTAAGAAATGAACGGTTCCGCGATAGTTGGAACTGGCGGCGCATTTGACATTGGTGCTTGGCGTTGCGTTCGATAAAAATCTGAACGCGCCCATATAGGCATGTTCTAGGTATGTCAAATACTGATAATTTTTATATAAATAAGACAGAATGATATTCGATAAGGAACAGCGTGCAAAAAGAGCAATCCCAATCTTTGAAATCCGCAAATCCGAGCGTAGAAGGTGGCGAACGCCAAACCGTTGCGCAAAATGCAGGTGCGATGCCGATTCAGATCGACGAAGCCGGCCTCGAGGTGCAAGCCAAGGAACTGGTGGACCGCGTGATGGCGGACAAGGCCAGCGATGACGATGTCGCTTTGGTCAAAAAGCAACTTGGGCGTTTCCCGCGTGGCATGGTCGCTGTGGGCGCGCGTTGCGTGTGCGGCAGACCGCTGGCCGTGGTGACGCGTCCCGTGTTGCCCGATGGCACACCGTTCCCTACAACGTGCTATCTGACAAGCCCGGAGGCGACCAAGGCCGTTTCGCGCGTCGAAGCGGATGGTTCGATGCAACACTATACCGACTTGGTACAGCATGACGAGACGATTCACGCGCAATATGAGCGTGCGCACCGGCTTTATCTTGCCTTCCGCCACGATTTGGCGACCCGGCTTGGCGACAGCGAGGAGCACATCGCAGGCACAAGCGCCGGCGGTATGCCCGTACGTGTCAAATGTCTGCATGCGCTGGTGGCGCAGACATTGGTGATGGGAGAGGGTGTCAACCCCATAGGCGATATGGTGATGAAGCGTATCGCCGGCGAGTTTGACCCGAAGGTCTGCCGTTGCACTACAGAACTGGACTGAATCTGCAGCTTCATGCGTGTCGCGGCACGGATAAGGTTGTTGACGGGCGGAGACCAGCTTCACAATGTTGCGTCTGACGGATAATGTCTAAAGCAGCGAAACAAGATGAAGCGAAAAACGGATGGTGCTGAAATGCGAGATGAAACCAAGGATTTTGTGACCGTTGCCGGAATCGATTGCGGTACCAATTCCATACGTCTCAAGGTTTCCAAGGTGTTTGCCGACGGCAGTGTCGAAGACGTCGTGCCACGCGTGCTGCAGGTCATCAGGCTCGGTCAGGATGTCGACAAAACGCATCGTTTCGCCGAAGACGCGCTTGAACGCGCCTACTCTGCGGCTCGTGATTTCGCAAAAGTTTTGAAGGAGCATCCGGCCGACGGCCTGCGTTTCGTGGCCACTTCGGCGACGCGTGATGCCGAAAACCGCAAGGATTTCGAGGACGGCATCGAATCGATCTTGGGCGTACGGCCCGAAGTGATTCCCGGAACGGAAGAAGCCGCGCTGAGCTTCCTTGGGGCTACGGGCAGCGTGCCGCGCAAGGGGCTTGAGGCGCCGTATCTGGTGGTAGATCTTGGTGGTGGTTCCACAGAAATGGTGATGGGTGGCGACGGCAAGTCCGCGCCGGCCACCAGCGTACAAGCAGCATTCTCGATGAACATCGGCTCGGTTCGGATGACGGAACGTCACTTACGTACTGATCCGCCGACGCAAGACGAAATCGCCGAGGCGAGCGAGGATATCGACCGGTATATCAATGAAGCGTTCGAGCACGTACCTGCTGGCAAAGCGCGTACCATTATTGGCGTTTCCGGAACGGTCACCACGATGACTGCGCTGGTACTGGGCTTGAAGGCATACGACCACCGTGCCGTCGACGGCGTACGGGTTTCGTACAAGGACATTTTCGCAGTCGATGACCGCTTCCTTAACATGACCCGTGCCGAACGCGCCACCTACAAGACCATCCATCCCGGCCGCATCGATGTGGTCGGCGGGGGAGCGCTGGTTTGGAACCACGTGCTGACCAAGGTTTCCCAGGCCGCGCAACGCGACCACGGCACCCCGATTGATTCTTTTGTTTCCAGTGATCATGGCCTTCTGGACGGCATCGTCCTTGATTACGGCATGAGAATGCTAAACAGCTGATGGTTTTAGGATTATCAATTTTGTAATATTGTATGGTGTTTTGTATTATATTGTGCCCTGTTAGTGGTAGAGCGGATGTGGCATAATAACGTCTTGTCGGCATTTGTCGATGTGCTCCCGTGGCGGAATTGGTAGACGCAGCTGACTTAAAATCAGCCGCCATTGGCTTGTGGGTTCGAGTCCCACCGGGAGTACTCTGTCTCATAAAGTATCGGTTTGTAACCTTGGCGACATTTCTGCGGGTAAAATAATTCATGTTTTACTTACTTGAAAGGCGATATACATGGCTGAGACTGTAGAAGGCAAACCGACAGCAGATACGGCAAAACGTGGCGGCGCGATGATCATCGTCTCGCTGATGGCCGGCTATTCCGTGGTCTACATGGACAAGAGCATGATTTCGTTGGCCATCATGCCCATCGGCAAGCAGTTCGGGCTTGACACCGGCCAGACTGGCCTGATCATGTCGTTCTTCTTCCTGGGATACGCTTTGATGCAGATTCCCTGTGGCTGGCTGGCCGACCGCATCGGTGCCAAAAAGGTGCTGGTGGGCTCGCTTACCTTCATCGCTGTTTTCGCCTTCCTCTTCGGAGCCATGGGCGGCCTGATCCTTTTCATTGTCATGCGTTTCTGCATGGGTCTCGGCCATGGTGGCTATCCGCCGAGCGTCACCAAGTCGATTGCCGAGAACTTCCCGCTTAAAAAGCGCACGTTCGTCCAGTCGCTGATTCTTTCCACCTCCGGCATCGGCGGCATCCTCGCCTTCACCCTGGGCGGCGTGCTGGTCGATAAAAACTGGCGTCTCGCCTATGCCGTCCTCGGCGCGCTCTATCTGGTCTCCGTCATCCTCATCTGGTTCTTCGTGCCCTCGCACGGTGGCGCGGCTGAAGAAGAACAAAGGGCTCGGGCCGAAGCTCAGGCCGGCAATGCGGAAGCCGCCAAAGCCGACGCCCCCAAGGCCGGTTTTAAAGACGTCATCAAGAACCGTAACGTCATCGTCCTATTCATCGCGATGCTGTTCATCAATGTCATGCTTTATGGCCAGATGTCGTGGATGCCCACCTATATCAAGACCACTTTCGCATTGAGTACGACGAAGGCCGCGTTGGTGCTGGCGTTCAACTCCATCTTCACCATGTTGGCCACTATCTTCTCGGGTTCCCTGCTCTCCAAGCTGTTCCTCGGCCGGGAGCGCATGGCCATTATTGGTTCCTGTCTGATTACCGCCGTGCTCATCGTGATCTTCATCTTCGTGGGCAAGAGCAGTCTGGTGATATCGATGGTGCTGCTCGCGCTGATGAGCCTGGTCTCCATGTTTGCCTTCACCGGTATCTTTACCTGGCCGCACAAGATTATGAACGCCGAAATCATTGGTTCCTCTATCGCTGTTATCAACACCGGCGGTACGATCGGCGGCTTCCTCGCCCCGACCATCCTCGGCAATATGGTCAAGTCCGCGGGCGGCTCGTTCACCGGCGCCTTCCTGTTCATCGCCGCGATGACGATATTGTGCGCGCTGGTTGTGCTGTTTGTGAAACCGGAACTCACGACAGCCAGCAAGTAAAACGGAATCAGATTGTCTCTGACGGATAATCGATAACCGATATTTTGTGGGTTCGCACACAAAGAAACGTGTTGCACATAGAGTGACGTTAAAATAGGGATATGTTCACAATTCTCGACATGTTCAAAATCGGCGTCGGGCCGAGCTCGTCGCATACCGTTGGCCCGATGGTGGCTGCTTCGAATTTCGTCACCTCACTTGACGAGCGCGACCTGCTCGGTCGCGTAAGTCGCGTCAAGACCACGCTTTACGGTTCCCTGTCGATGACTGGTCTCGGCCACGGCACTGACAGAGCCACCATGGCGGGTCTGGAAGGCGACGTGCCGGCCATAGTCGACACGATGCATTTGGCGACCATCAGGGAAGAGTGCGAGAACACCGGCAGGCTCAACCTCGGAGGCAAACATAATATTGATTTCGATTACAGCAAGGACGTCATCTTCGAGAAATGGAAGATGCTCGCCGCCCATCCCAACGGCATGCGTTTCGAGGCGTTCGACAAAACAGGCCGGAAAATAGACGAGCAGGTCTGGTATTCCATCGGCGGCGGATTCGTACGCAAAGGTCATCCCGACGACCTTTTGATCGGCATCCATGAGAAGGCGCCGAAGGGCACGACCTTTGCTGAAGAGGCGAGCGTCGACAGCAGCAATGATTTTCCGCCTGAAGCGCCCTATCCCTTTGCCAGCGCGGACGAGCTGCTTGAAATCTGCAAGCGCGAAGGCAAAAGCATCTCCGAAATCGTATGGGCCAATGAGACGGCCACGCGTTCGCCCAAAGAAGTCAAGGATGCGCTGTTGAACGTCTGGCATCATATGGATGACTGTGTCAAGAACGGCTGCATGTCCACTCAACACACGCTGCCCGGCGGCCTTGACGTGCCGCGACGCGCACCAAAGATTTACCGTGAGCTTTCCGGCAACGCCGACATTCTTTCGCATAATGTGCGTAGACCCGCCGCCCTGCTCGAATCCTCCGAATGCACGTGGGTCGACCTTTTCGCGCTCGCGGTCAACGAGGAGAACGCCGGCGGTGGCCGCATCGTCACCGCCCCCACCAACGGTTCGGCAGGCATCATCCCAGCGGTGCTCGAATATTATTGGCATTTCGCCGGAACAGCGAACGAGGATGGCGTCATCCGCTTCCTCCTGGCCGCCGGGGCCGTCGGTTACCTTTTCAAGCGCAACGCTTCCATTTCCGGAGC
This window encodes:
- the eno gene encoding phosphopyruvate hydratase; the protein is MAAIESVYASEILDSRGNPTVKVVLDTVDGAEGIGLVPSGASTGEAEAWERRDGDKSRYNGKGVLEAVKAVNETIAPKVIGMDATDQRALDETMIELDGTPNKGKLGANAILGVSLAALYAAAESAELPLYRYIGGTNGHILPVPNMNIMNGGAHADFATDIQEYMISPYGFETYSDALRAGVEVYHTLKGILKKDGHDTGLGDEGGFAPKMKTNEDSLKYIMQAIEAAGYEPGRQIGLCLDVASSEFYNKETNKYHFDGADRDADYMLDYYKELVSKYPLVSIEDPFAEEDWPAWQKITAEMGDKLQFVGDDLLVTNPKRLQKGIDLHAANSLLVKLNQIGTVTETLDAIELATANGFTSMVSHRSGETPDTTIADLAVAKNTRQIKTGAPARGERIAKYNRLLEIEEELGSTAEYAGYSAFKACKKYVK
- a CDS encoding DUF501 domain-containing protein; the encoded protein is MPIQIDEAGLEVQAKELVDRVMADKASDDDVALVKKQLGRFPRGMVAVGARCVCGRPLAVVTRPVLPDGTPFPTTCYLTSPEATKAVSRVEADGSMQHYTDLVQHDETIHAQYERAHRLYLAFRHDLATRLGDSEEHIAGTSAGGMPVRVKCLHALVAQTLVMGEGVNPIGDMVMKRIAGEFDPKVCRCTTELD
- a CDS encoding Ppx/GppA family phosphatase gives rise to the protein MRDETKDFVTVAGIDCGTNSIRLKVSKVFADGSVEDVVPRVLQVIRLGQDVDKTHRFAEDALERAYSAARDFAKVLKEHPADGLRFVATSATRDAENRKDFEDGIESILGVRPEVIPGTEEAALSFLGATGSVPRKGLEAPYLVVDLGGGSTEMVMGGDGKSAPATSVQAAFSMNIGSVRMTERHLRTDPPTQDEIAEASEDIDRYINEAFEHVPAGKARTIIGVSGTVTTMTALVLGLKAYDHRAVDGVRVSYKDIFAVDDRFLNMTRAERATYKTIHPGRIDVVGGGALVWNHVLTKVSQAAQRDHGTPIDSFVSSDHGLLDGIVLDYGMRMLNS
- a CDS encoding MFS transporter, which produces MAETVEGKPTADTAKRGGAMIIVSLMAGYSVVYMDKSMISLAIMPIGKQFGLDTGQTGLIMSFFFLGYALMQIPCGWLADRIGAKKVLVGSLTFIAVFAFLFGAMGGLILFIVMRFCMGLGHGGYPPSVTKSIAENFPLKKRTFVQSLILSTSGIGGILAFTLGGVLVDKNWRLAYAVLGALYLVSVILIWFFVPSHGGAAEEEQRARAEAQAGNAEAAKADAPKAGFKDVIKNRNVIVLFIAMLFINVMLYGQMSWMPTYIKTTFALSTTKAALVLAFNSIFTMLATIFSGSLLSKLFLGRERMAIIGSCLITAVLIVIFIFVGKSSLVISMVLLALMSLVSMFAFTGIFTWPHKIMNAEIIGSSIAVINTGGTIGGFLAPTILGNMVKSAGGSFTGAFLFIAAMTILCALVVLFVKPELTTASK
- a CDS encoding L-serine ammonia-lyase, translating into MFTILDMFKIGVGPSSSHTVGPMVAASNFVTSLDERDLLGRVSRVKTTLYGSLSMTGLGHGTDRATMAGLEGDVPAIVDTMHLATIREECENTGRLNLGGKHNIDFDYSKDVIFEKWKMLAAHPNGMRFEAFDKTGRKIDEQVWYSIGGGFVRKGHPDDLLIGIHEKAPKGTTFAEEASVDSSNDFPPEAPYPFASADELLEICKREGKSISEIVWANETATRSPKEVKDALLNVWHHMDDCVKNGCMSTQHTLPGGLDVPRRAPKIYRELSGNADILSHNVRRPAALLESSECTWVDLFALAVNEENAGGGRIVTAPTNGSAGIIPAVLEYYWHFAGTANEDGVIRFLLAAGAVGYLFKRNASISGAEVGCQGEVGSAASMAAAGLCEVMQGTPRQVENAAEVAMEHHLGLTCDPVAGLVQIPCIERNAMAANTAVNAVRMALLGNGQHMVSLDQVIKTMKDTGADMMSKYKETSEGGLAVNVVEC